One genomic region from Phragmites australis chromosome 1, lpPhrAust1.1, whole genome shotgun sequence encodes:
- the LOC133925845 gene encoding bidirectional sugar transporter SWEET1a-like, whose translation MEHIARFFFGVSGNVIALFLFLSPVVTFWRIIRKRSTEDFSGVPYNMTLLNCLLSAWYGLPFVSPNNILVTTINGTGSAIEVIYVVIFLIFAERRTRLRMLGLLGIVTSIFTTVVLVSLLALHGNGRKVFCGLAATIFSICMYASPLSIMRLVIKTKSVEFMPFLLSLSVFLCGTSWFIYGLLGRDPFIAIPNGCGSFLGLMQLILYAIYRNHKGTTASAGKGEAAAAELDDEKKAAAAVELADAKTNKVADKSADEKVASPV comes from the exons ATGGAGCATATAGCGAGGTTCTTCTTCGGAGTTTCAG GGAATGTCATTGCGCTCTTCCTCTTCCTGTCGCCTGT CGTCACCTTCTGGAGGATCATCAGGAAGAGATCAACGGAGGACTTCTCCGGCGTGCCCTACAACATGACGCTGCTCAACTGCCTCCTATCAGCTTG GTACGGGCTGCCGTTCGTGTCCCCGAACAACATCCTGGTGACGACGATCAACGGGACGGGGTCGGCGATCGAGGTCATCTACGTGgtcatcttcctcatcttcgCGGAGCGGAGGACCAGGCTCCGGATGCTGGGCCTCCTGGGCATCGTCACCTCCATCTTCACCACGGTGGTGCTGGTCTCGCTGCTGGCCCTGCACGGCAACGGCCGCAAGGTCTTCTGCGGCCTCGCCGCCACCATCTTCTCCATCTGCATGTACGCCTCGCCGCTCTCCATCATG AGGTTGGTGATCAAGACGAAGAGCGTGGAGTTCATGCCGTTCCTGCTCTCCCTGTCCGTGTTCCTTTGCGGCACATCCTGGTTCATCTACGGTCTCCTCGGCCGCGACCCCTTCATCGCG ATCCCGAACGGGTGCGGGAGCTTCCTGGGCTTGATGCAGCTGATCCTGTACGCCATCTACCGGAACCACAAGGGCACCACCGCGTCGGCCGGCAAGGGAGAGGCCGCCGCAGCGGAGTTGGACGACGAGAAGAAGGCGGCCGCCGCGGTGGAGCTGGCCGACGCCAAGACCAACAAGGTCGCCGACAAGTCGGCGGACGAAAAGGTCGCCAGCCCGGTGTAG
- the LOC133925854 gene encoding scarecrow-like protein 1: MSFVRRADPSTAYTENLYIHKFAAPNSNFAARRFASDTQLSRYGPEPYNAEYGNMGFTGAPSAAFQNSFCSQQTPVTPYHVTPDGRSLSVADTKSNPCANAEKDSPVLSNVSQQYSQSVSDSQSSEIEVEFDEDEIRLKLQELEHALLDDGDDILFEISQAGSINDEWADPMKNVLLPNSPKESASSISCAVNNSRVARTPKQLLFDCATALSEYNIDEAQAIITDLRQMVSIQGDPSQRIAAYLVEGLAARIVASGKGIYKALTCKDPPTLYQLSAMQILFEICPCFRLGFMAANYAILEACKSEERLHIIDFDINQGSQYITLIQFLKNNANKPRKLRITGVDDPETVQRPTGGLRVIGQRLEKLAEDCGLSFEFRAVGANIGDVTPAMLDCHPGETLIVNFAFQLHHLPDESVSIMNERDQLLRMVKGLQPKLVTLVEQDANTNTAPFLIRFREVYDYYSALFDSLDATLPRESPDRMNVERQCLAREIVNILACEGPDRVERYEVAGKWRTRMAMAGFTPCPFNSDAISEIRSLLKSYCDRYKFEEDHAGLHFGWGEKTIIVSSAWL; encoded by the exons ATGTCTTTTGTTCGGCGAGCGGACCCATCAACGGCTTACACGGAAAATCTTTACATACATAAATTTGCTGCACCAAACTCAAATTTTGCTGCACGAAGATTTGCCTCTGATACACAGCTGTCCCGTTATGGCCCTGAACCATACAATGCTGAGTATGGGAACATGGGTTTCACTGGAGCACCATCTGCTGCATTTCAAAACTCGTTTTGCAGTCAGCAGACCCCAGTAACACCATACCATGTAACACCTGATGGACGATCTCTGAGTGTTGCAGATACTAAGTCCAACCCTTGCGCTAATGCAGAAAAAGACTCACCAGTGCTCTCCAATGTCTCTCAACAATACTCCCAGTCTGTATCAGATAGTCAGAGTTCTGAAATCGAAGTAGAGTTCGATGAAGACGAGATTAGACTGAAACTTCAGGAACTGGAGCATGCTTTACTTGACGATGGTGATGACATCTTGTTTGAGATTTCTCAGGCAGGTAGCATTAATGATGAATGGGCTGATCCCATGAAGAATGTATTGCTTCCAAATTCACCAAAAGAATCAGCATCAAGCATCAGTTGTGCTGTTAACAACAGCAGAGTAGCACGGACTCCAAAGCAGTTGCTCTTTGACTGTGCTACCGCATTATCCGAATACAACATAGATGAAGCACAGGCAATCATCACGGATCTCCGGCAGATGGTTTCGATCCAAGGGGACCCTTCTCAGAGGATTGCAGCCTATCTGGTGGAGGGCCTTGCTGCAAGAATAGTAGCTTCAGGGAAAGGCATCTACAAGGCATTGACATGCAAGGACCCTCCAACTCTGTATCAGCTTTCAGCAATGCAAATCCTCTTTGAAATCTGTCCATGCTTCCGTCTGGGTTTCATGGCTGCTAATTATGCTATACTTGAAGCGTGCAAAAGTGAGGAAAGACTGCACATTATAGACTTTGACATCAATCAGGGCAGCCAATACATTACGTTGATACAATTTCTGAAAAACAATGCAAACAAGCCGCGCAAATTGAGGATAACTGGTGTTGATGATCCTGAGACTGTGCAGAGGCCCACTGGAGGTCTGAGGGTCATTGGGCAACGCCTAGAGAAGCTTGCAGAGGACTGTGGACTATCTTTTGAGTTCAGGGCAGTTGGTGCTAACATTGGGGATGTTACACCTGCAATGCTAGATTGTCATCCTGGGGAAACACTTATTGTCAATTTTGCATTCCAGCTGCACCACCTTCCTGATGAAAGTGTTTCGATTATGAATGAAAGGGACCAGCTCCTTCGAATGGTGAAGGGCCTCCAACCAAAGCTAGTGACTCTGGTTGAGCAGGATGCCAATACCAATACTGCACCGTTTCTGATAAG GTTCCGTGAAGTTTATGATTACTACTCCGCACTTTTTGATTCACTGGATGCAACACTGCCAAGGGAAAGTCCGGATAGAATGAATGTGGAGAGACAATGTCTTGCAAGAGAAATTGTTAACATATTGGCTTGTGAAGGTCCTGATCGTGTGGAGAG ATACGAAGTTGCTGGAAAATGGAGAACAAGAATGGCAATGGCTGGCTTCACGCCATGCCCATTTAACAGCGATGCCATCAGTGAAATAAGATCGCTACTGAAGTCGTACTGTGATAGGTACAAGTTTGAGGAGGACCATGCTGGGCTTCACTTCGGCTGGGGAGAGAAAACTATCATCGTCTCCTCCGCATGGCTATGA